A region from the Candidatus Hydrogenedentota bacterium genome encodes:
- a CDS encoding 50S ribosomal protein L1, whose protein sequence is MAKASKRCTANSKKVEFGRYYALGEAVALVKECANAKFDETVELGFLLGVDPRHADQMVRGSVALPHGTGKTVRVVVFCEQEEQVKAAQEAGADFVGSEDLASKILGGWTDFDAAVAAPDMMRHVGKLGKILGPRGLMPSPKAGTVTPNVGQAVREIKAGKIEYRVDKNANIHVPVGKASFSPEQLEQNAASVIEAIVKAKPAACKGTYLKVVCMSSTMGPGFKMDPVAAVATKTR, encoded by the coding sequence ATGGCAAAGGCAAGCAAGCGCTGCACCGCCAACAGCAAGAAAGTTGAGTTTGGGAGGTACTACGCCCTTGGCGAGGCGGTGGCCCTCGTGAAGGAGTGCGCCAACGCGAAGTTCGACGAGACCGTCGAGCTCGGATTCCTCCTGGGGGTGGACCCCCGCCACGCCGACCAGATGGTCCGCGGCTCCGTCGCCCTGCCCCACGGCACCGGCAAGACCGTCCGCGTCGTCGTGTTCTGCGAGCAGGAGGAGCAGGTGAAGGCGGCCCAGGAGGCCGGCGCCGACTTCGTCGGCTCCGAAGACCTCGCCAGCAAGATTCTCGGCGGATGGACGGACTTTGACGCCGCCGTCGCCGCCCCCGACATGATGCGCCACGTCGGCAAGCTCGGCAAAATCCTCGGCCCCCGCGGCCTCATGCCCAGCCCCAAGGCGGGCACTGTCACCCCCAACGTGGGGCAGGCCGTCCGCGAAATCAAGGCGGGTAAAATCGAGTACCGCGTGGACAAGAACGCGAACATCCACGTGCCCGTCGGCAAGGCCAGTTTCTCCCCCGAGCAGCTGGAGCAGAACGCCGCGTCCGTGATCGAGGCCATTGTGAAGGCGAAGCCCGCGGCCTGCAAGGGCACCTACCTCAAGGTCGTCTGCATGAGCAGCACCATGGGCCCGGGGTTCAAGATGGACCCCGTCGCCGCCGTCGCCACCAAGACCCGCTGA
- a CDS encoding sugar phosphate isomerase/epimerase, whose amino-acid sequence MTLRLATGLWVFSTASDRYCADGYRDLPRTVDVLATIAKLKGVKGVEVRQTDITPELPAKEMRRLLKEHGLVCSCVAMNLCHSRRFALSGFGHQHQKTRNAAIDEGRKAVDLARALGTTEVTLRLNTDGFDYPFHIDYTTHWNTVISSIKTIAKYAAPDVNVAVAYKPREPRRHLTVSSVGKALSMCQEIAMKNVGVGMDFSHSLMAGENPAESIAFLSRASKLFQVYFSDGYALNDDGMAPGSLHLWETLEALFYLRVAKYKGFVTIDIAPQRIEPTHALQIAMGNLSILWKKLEKLDVAELRKAQKTLDATESQRIIRRVMLQG is encoded by the coding sequence ATGACACTTAGACTTGCAACGGGATTGTGGGTTTTTTCCACCGCCTCCGACCGTTATTGCGCGGACGGCTACCGGGACCTGCCCCGCACCGTGGACGTGCTGGCGACCATCGCCAAGCTCAAGGGCGTGAAAGGGGTGGAAGTCCGCCAGACGGACATCACGCCTGAACTGCCGGCCAAGGAAATGCGCCGCCTGCTCAAAGAGCATGGGCTGGTGTGCTCCTGCGTGGCCATGAACCTGTGCCATTCCCGGCGCTTCGCCCTGTCCGGATTCGGCCACCAGCACCAGAAGACCCGCAACGCGGCCATTGACGAGGGCCGCAAGGCGGTGGACCTGGCGCGGGCGCTGGGCACCACGGAAGTCACGCTCCGGCTGAACACCGACGGCTTCGACTACCCGTTCCACATTGACTATACCACCCACTGGAACACGGTGATCTCGTCCATCAAGACGATCGCCAAGTACGCCGCGCCGGACGTGAACGTGGCCGTCGCCTACAAGCCGCGCGAGCCGCGCCGCCACCTCACCGTCTCCTCGGTGGGCAAGGCGCTGTCCATGTGCCAGGAAATCGCCATGAAGAACGTCGGCGTCGGGATGGACTTCTCCCACTCCCTCATGGCCGGCGAGAACCCCGCCGAGTCCATCGCGTTCCTCTCCCGGGCGAGCAAGCTGTTCCAGGTCTATTTCAGCGACGGGTACGCCCTCAACGACGACGGCATGGCCCCCGGCAGCCTTCACCTGTGGGAGACGCTGGAGGCGCTCTTCTACCTGCGCGTGGCGAAGTACAAGGGCTTCGTGACGATTGACATCGCGCCGCAACGGATCGAGCCGACCCACGCCCTCCAGATTGCCATGGGCAACCTGTCCATCCTCTGGAAGAAGCTCGAAAAGCTGGACGTGGCCGAGCTCCGCAAGGCCCAGAAGACTCTCGACGCCACCGAGAGCCAGCGCATCATCCGCCGGGTCATGCTCCAGGGATAG